In Sulfurospirillum oryzae, the genomic window GCAGCAATCATTCATAATGTGATGGGATTTGCCGTGGTAGCACTCTTTATTACCCATGTGTATATGTCTATGTTCGCTATTAAAGGAGCAGTGCAGAGTATTATTACAGGGTATGTTGAAGAAGAAGAAGTGAAGATTCTTCACAGTACATGGTATAAGAAGCTTAAAGATCAGGGTAAGTTTTGATTTTACAACGACTCTTGGGCAAAGCTCAAGAGTCTACGTTAGACACTAGGTCACAAAACGAAGTTTCTCTGAAAAGCTTGCCTCTTGCGAGGCAGAAAAAGTGTTTACATGTAAAGGTACAAGAGAGATAATTTTCTTGTACCTTTCTTTATTTTTTTAATGCTAAAATATGCAAAAGAAGCACGTTAAAGGAATCGTATGGAACCAGTTTTTAAAACGACGATCACCAAGATTAAAGGTAAAGAGAAGTTTGAGCGAGAAGACACACTTGTTCGTGAGATCAAGTTAGAGCTCTACGTCAATGGTGCTAAAGTGGGTGCTGTTATGGCAACACCTGTGGATCAAGAAGCCCTTGCTATTGGGTATTTGATGAGTGAAAACATCATTGAGAATTTTAGCGATGTCACTTCCCTCAAGCTTCTAAACGATGGTATGCGTGTCGAAATCGAAGCGAAAGTCAACGAAGCGAACATTAAAAAGCTTAATGCTGAGGGTGTGGTTATTAGCGGTTGTGGTAAAAGTATGACGGCAAACATTGATCCCGAAGCGATTGAGGCTAAAGTGATTAAAAGCGATTTTACCATTAGCAGTGATCGTTTAAGCACAGCGATGAGCCAGTTTTATACGGAGTGTCCTTTGTATGAGCAAACCGGTTGTGTGCATACTGCAAAACTTTTTACCGATGAAAAGACTTATTTTATCGGCGAAGATATTGCCCAACACAATACGATTGATAAAGTTGTTGGTAAAGCACAAATGGCAGGCATTGATGTGAGTAATGCCTTTTTGATGGTAAGTGGAAGGCTCTCTTCGGAGATGGTTGCTAAAGCGGTCATGCACCAAATTCCTATTTTGGCATCACGTACAGCATCGACCTGTTTGGGTTTGATGATCGCTGAAAAATTTGGATTGACCCTGATTGGTTTTGTGCGTGGAGATACGATGAATGTTTACCGTCACCCAAGGCGAATCGTTGTAAAGGAGTAGGACGTGTCTGAGATGGAAGAGTTGATTAAACAGTATTTGAATGATAAAGGCAAGCTGGATTGTTCTGATGCTTATAAAATTGCCGCTAAGTTAAAATGCCCAATACGTGAAGTGGGTGATACTGCAAAAGCTATGGATATTCGCATTGATAGTTGTGAACTTGGTCAGTTTGGGAAGATAGAGGAGGGCGTTTTTGATCTTGAAGCCTTGAACCGTCTTACACCACTTTTGGATGATCAAAATCGCGTTACATGTAAAGATGCAAGATCCCAAGCAGGAGGCATCGGACTTAAAAAAATCAGAGGTACACTCAAAGAAAAAAACATTGACGTGACCTACTGTAGTTTGGGTTGTTTTACCGAAAAAAAACGTCCTCGTTTGTATGTAAAAACCAAAACATGGATCGAAAATGCAGAGGGTGAACTTCTTTTTGGAAAAGGTAAAACGGAGATTTTAGAGCTGATCGAGCAAGAAGGATCTATCTCTAAAGCATCTGAAAAAATCGGGATGAACTATAAAAAAGCGTGGACACACATCAAAATTTTACAAAAAAATATCAACGATACGATGGTGCAAACAAGACAAGGCGGTGGAGAAGATGCGGGGACAACGCTCACACCCGTTGCTCGTGAATATATGGACAATTACCGCAAACTTCAAGCGGATATTGAAGCTTATGCCAATGAGCGTTTCAAAGAGTTGTTTTTAAAGCCTAGAAATAAAAAAGAGTTTGGGGAATAAATGCTCTAGGCTATTTTTGTGCTATGGAATTAATGTAAAATCTTTTCTAAGATAAAGTATTGGTTTTTAACAGAAATTTGACTAAGAATATGCAAAAAATACACATATCATAAGGAGCATAAATGAGAAAAATGTTGTTGTTAAGCGGATTGGCGCTTAGTATGTTGATGGCAAAAGAGCCTATCATTGTTTTACATGCAGGAAGCCTTTCGGTTCCATTTGCGGAGATCGAAAAAGCGTTTGAAGAAAAATATCCTCAGTATGATGTCCAACGCGAACCAAGTGGTAGTATTGCAGCAGCGCGTAAAGTGACTGACCTTGGCAAAGCGGCGGATGTTATTGGAAGTGCGGATTACCAAGTGATTGATAATATGCTTATTCCTAACCATGCTAAATTCAACGCGCAATTTGCAACCAATGAAATGATCATTGCCTACACCGACAAATCAAAATTTGCTAAAGAGATCAACGATAAGAATTGGCCCGATATTTTCCTTAAAGAGGGCGTAAAAGTAGGACATGCCAATCCAAATGTTGACCCATGCGGTTACCGTTCAATGCTTGTAACCATGCTTGCTGAAAAATACTACCAAAAAGAGGGCTTTTTCAACAAACTTTTTGGATACGGCAGTCACTATGAAGTAGGCGAAGAGAATCAAAATAAAGTCGTGGTCAGACCAAAAGAGACTGATCTTTTGGGACTTTTAGAAGCGGGTCAATACGACTATCTTTTCATTTACAAATCCGTAGCAGACCAGCACAATCTTAAATATATCACCCTTCCAGAGGCGATTTCACTGAAAAGTGCGAAATATGACAACGTCTATTCTGAAGTTTCTTTTGACATTGATGGTAAAAAACCGGGTGAAGTTGAAAGACAAATCGGCGCTCCAATGGTTTATGGCATTAGTGTTTTTGAAAACAAAAATTCACCAGCCAATAAAGCAGGTGCTGTTGCATTTGTAAACTTTGTGCTTTCTCCAGAAGGTCAAGCGATTATGAAGAAAAATGGACAAGATGCACTCAATCCTCCGATTATCACTGGCGACAGCTCTATTCTTGGAAAAAAATGAGTTTTCTCTCTCTGCAAGCCCTTACATGTAAAGTAGGGGCGTTTCATCTTCAAGATATTAGCTTTGATGTGGGTGAGGGCGAATACTTCGTTATTTTAGGGCATAGTGGTGCTGGCAAAACGGTCATTCTAGAGTCCATCGCAGGGCTTCACAAAGTGGGTGGAAAACTGCTTTACAACAATGAAGACATTACATGTAAAGTTCCTGAAGAGCGATCCGTTGGCTTTGTCTATCAAGATTTTGCTCTTTTCCCAAACCTTACCGTAGAGCAAAATATACGTTTTGCAAGTCGTTACAAATCTATCGAAGAGGCGGAGTCTCTTTTTGAAGATTTAGTCAATTTTTTAGGTTTAGAAAAACTTTTAAATCGCCGCATCGATAATCTCTCGGGTGGTGAAAAACAGCGCATCGCTATAGCACGTGCTATCTTTGCCCGTCCTAAAATTTTACTCCTTGATGAGCCACTCAGTGCTATTGATCCGACGTTTCGTAATGCCATTATGAAATTTCTCAAAGACATTCACAGACGTTATGGTTTAACCACGTTACATGTAACGCACAATTTCCGTGAAGCCTCTTATTTAGCCGATCGAATTGCGATAGTCATGGACGGATGTGTTCAGCAAGTTGGCTCGACCAATGAAGTGCTCTCTCATCCTGCAAGTCTCAAAGTAGCAGAATTTTTAGGCTTTAAAAACATCTTTCCTGCTTCTTTATTGGGGGATGATTCTTCAAGGCTTTTCTCAATTGATCCTAATGAAATTCTTGTTTCCAAAGAGCATGACATCAACTGTGATTTTGTGTATGAGGGTAAATTGGATGAGTGTATGGGCATTGTCGATCATTTTAAACTTTTTGTCTCTGTGGGCGAAAATCAATTTTTTGTTAAAATCATGAAACGAGAACACGAAGGATGCGCGATTGATCGAGGTGAAAAAATCGTGATAGGGTTTAATCGAAAGGATGTGTGCTACCTATGAGACACAAGTTTACAATCATTTTAGTCCTTTTGGGGCTTATTATGCTCTTCTTTTTAACCGCACCTCTGTTTAAGATGCTCATTGGAAATGACGTGGGGACATTGCTTAAAACCATTCAAGAAGCTGACGTTTCAGCCTCAGTCATTTTAACGATGAAAGTTTCGCTTTTCTCAACCATGTTTGCACTTTTTACAGGGCTTCCTTTGGCATACCTCATTGCGCGGTATGAATTTTTTGGAAGGTCTTTTTTGGAAACCTTGGTAGATATACCTATTATGATTCCGCATACGGCAGCGGGCATTGCGCTTTTGGTCGCTTTTGGCAGCGGCTATATTGGAGAATTTTTTAGTGGTTTGGGTATTAAATTTATTGGTACGGAAGCGGGCATTATGATCGCCATGATGTTTCTCTCCGCAACGTTTCTTATCAATGGCGCGAAAGAGGGCTTTAAAAAAGTCGATGTCAAATTGGAAAAAGTTGCACGCACCCTTGGGGCTAGTCCCATGCACGTTTTCTTTGCCATCTCTGTTCCCAATGCTAAAAAAGACATTGTCAATGGCTGTTTGATGATGTGGGGAAGAGGACTTGGTGAGTTTGGTGCTGTTGTCATTTTGGTTTATCATCCAATGACCGCACCTGTACTGATTTATGATCGCTTCACCAGTTTTGGGTTGAGCTACTCAGCACCTGTTGCTGGCGTGATGATCATTCTCTCCATTCTTGTCTTTTTAACGGTACGATTTATCAACAATAGACTTCGTTAAGACTCTAACAATGCGTCGTTTTGATCGAGAGACGATGCATTGTTCTTATTGGCTGATAATTTCCCATTTAAGCTCTTTTTGAATCAGCTTGAACGTCTCTTTTGTTTCCTCTTTGGTCGTATTTGTATCACTATCAAACAACCCATCACATTCAACTTCAAAGCTTAACGATTGATCATCCAGCCATAAGGTATGTTGTACGACACAATGTGCGGGGTATTTATGTGTGAAGAGTTTGACAATGCGCTCTTCGCTTAACACATAAACGCTGATACGTGGAGATTCGTCGGCTTCAGTGACGAAGTAGTGCTTATTGGGAGAAAGGTTAGTCATGCCATCAAGCGGTATCTCTTTTCCATCGCGCAGATCAAGGGCATGGTATGCTTCGCTATCGGGCATAAAGTCGCTGAAAATGAGATATTTTTCTTTGAAGAAGCAGCCTTTGAGTGTGTAAAGTAAGGTTTTGTATTCTTGGTCATTACCCAAATATTCATCTTTTAATTCCAATGTTTGATGGTTAATCAGGTGAATGGTCTTAACATCTTTCTCTTTTGTAAAAAATGCTTTACATTGCTCAAGTTGCGCCACATTGACATCATGCTCAAAATAGGCAAGATCGGCTATCAAAGAAGTTGTGATCAGGGCTAGTAAAATGCCATAAACTTTCATCAATGGTTTTCCTTTACATGTAAAGATTTTAAAGCGCGGATGCTTCATAAAAACAGATCTGGTTGCGCCCTTTTTCTTTGGCTTTATACATCGCAAGATCCGCCTCTTTAATGAGTATGGCGGCATCTTTAGTTACAGCATCATTACCAAAAATGGTACAACCAATGCTAGCACCTAACAGATAGTTTCCATGAGCAAGTGCGTAAGGTTCGCATAAAAGTAAGAGAACTTTTTTGGCAATACTTTGGGTTAGATTGCGTGCAATGGCTTTTTGGTTGCCAAGATTTTTAAGCAAGATAATAAACTCATCACCCCCAAGTCGAACAACAAGATCGCTTTCTCTAACGGTTTCTTTAAGTCTCGAAGCGGCTTGAATGAGAAGCATGTCGCCTGCATCGTGTCCATGCTTATCGTTAAGCTCTTTAAAGCGATCCAGATCAATAAAAAGGAGTGCCCCAAAATGTTTTTCATCAATACTATGACGTATGGTTTGGGCAAGCATCTCATCGAGCAATCTGCGATTGGCAAGACGCGTAAGCGGATCGTAATAGGCAAGTTCTTGAATCTGCTGTTGAGCGACTTTATGCGTTGTTATATCATTAAAATTGGCGATGTAATGCGTTGTTTTTCCTTTATCGTTGCGAATAGCAGTAATCGTTAAAGACTCTGCATAAATTTCCCCATTTTTGCGTTTGTTCCAAAGGTCACCTTGCCAAAAACCTTGCTCGATCAACGCTTTCCACATGAGTTCATAAAAAGCTTTGTCATGGTACCCTGAGTGTAAGATGCGAGGTGTTTTACCAATGATTTCAGTATCACTGTAGCCTGTAATACGTGTAAACGCTTCGTTGACTTTGAGTATTTTTTCATGCACATCAGTAATCAAAATTGCCTCTTGTGTCTCAAAAGCAACAGCGGAGAGATGGAGCTGTTCGGCTCTTTTTTGGGTATCAATATTGATGTATACACCTGTGAGTAAGCGAGGTTCATGGGAGGGTGAAAACTCGATGGCTTTACCGCGTACTTGAATCCAGACCCATATCCCTTGGGCTGTTTTCATTCGACGTTCAATTAAAAAAGTGTCGCGTGCAAGAAGTTGTTCTTTGATCGATAAGAGCATGGTACTTGATTCATTAGGATGGGTCAAGTCACAAATTTTATCCCACGAAGGCTCAAACGCATTTGGTGGATAACCTAAAAGTAAAAAACATTGTGGATCCCACGTAATACGGTCGATCTGAAGATCCCATGTCCAAAGTCCTGTTTGTGTCGCCTCCATGGCAACACGGAACTGTTTTTCGTAAGAGAGCTGTCTTTTTTGGCGTTCATTCTCTTGATAATAACGCACAATCAAAATAAGCGCAAGTCCTCCTGAAAGGACAATCAAAAGTGCAGTGATCCAAAGTACTTTTGCGCGTTCTTTGTCCCAATATCCAAGGGCATAAGCTTCATCGGTTTGAATCTCGACGACAAAAGGTAGAAGCTTTGCGAGACGAAAAACATTTAAAACGGGATGTTCATGCGTCTGAGCATGGAGAAAAAAATCTTCATGATCCATAGGGTGAGATACGGTGTAATGTGAAGCACCTAATAGGCATTTAGGATCCGTAGAAAAGAGCAAAATACCATCGAGCCTCCATAAAGAGACGACACCTTGCTCAAGAGGAAGAATGGATGTGTAATGATTGCTCAAATAATCTGTGTTGAGATTGGCAATGATGTAATAGAGTTTCTTTTCAAAAAAAACTTTTTTCAGTAAGGGTAAAAAACTAATTTCTTGTGAAGGAATAGGCGTTTGCATTGTGCTTTGACGTGCGTTCTCAAAATCTCTTCCTGCCCAGGGAACACCAATGCGTAACAATGGAACATCGCCAAAAGGAACAGGAATGAAATTGTCCAACGGAATGTGTTTCCCAATATTTGCCTCATTTGAGCTTGCGATGATCACACCCTCATCATTTAAGAGCGATAGGGATCTAAGATCAGGCGCATTGTGCAAGAGTTCTATAAAAACAGGGGCGAGTCCCTCTTGCGAAGGTCCTTCATTGCTGAGTAAAGGGATACGATCCATTGTTAAACTGACATGTTGAAGTATTTGTGAAAAGTGTTCTTCGAGCGTATTGGCATGAAGATTAGCAATATGGCGGTGTGTTTGAATAGCCTCTTGACGCAAGGAAGAGAGTGCCACAAAAACCGTTCCGACAATAATGATAACGATGGCAAGACTTACTGCTAGATACCGTACGATTTTTTTTTCGGGCAAAATATTTTTGATCATAAGAACCTACTTTTCGTAAATAATGGGTTCTAAATGATGGCGTTTAGCAGCTTCTAAGAGCCTACCATCGTGTTTGATTGCGTGAATAAAAGTTTCCACTTTTCCTTGAAATGCAGGTTCGTTTTGTGCAATTGCCCAACCATAAGGGGTAATATGAAATGGCTTCGTTGGTTTGATGAGTTTTGCCCACTCTTTCTCTTCAATCATTCGGATACCAAAAGGATAGTCTGTCATAAAAACATCCGCTCGCCCTGCTTCAACCTCTTGCTCTCTTGCATGCAGTGAGTCAACCACTAAAAGTTTGGCTCTTTGAAGACTCTTTTGCATGAGTGCAACATGATAGGTGCCTTTGGCAACAGCTACAATGACACCCGTTTGATCGATGTCATCCCATGTTTGGATACGTTTATTGCTTTTGGAGGTAATGGCGTAAATGTCGCTCGCAAGGTGCGGTGTGGTAAGGGCTAGTTTTTCTTTTCGCTCATCGGTATGTCCGATGGCAAACATAGCAATGTCACATTTTTTTGAGTTAATATCTTGGATAAGTGTCGCAAATGAGCTCTCTTTAAAGGCAAGGCTTACACCTAATTCTTTAGCAAATTCTTTGGCTAAATCCACATCAATGCCAATCAGTTCTTGTGTTCTAGGATTGACGTAAGAGATGCTATAGTATTCTGGCCAAATGCAGACACGTATTTTTTTTGTCTCAAGAATCGTAGTGAGGGTGTCTGCGTTTGAAAAAGAAAAAAAAGTATAACAAAAAAGAACAATCCAACCAAAGCGGCGCATGGGATATCCTTTGTATAGAGCGTGTGTAATAGGTTTTTTGAAGTATAACACAAACTAATTGGAAAAAAAGGTTATAAAAATTTTTGTGAAAAATTGAGTTATAATAAGTTTGATTCGTTTTAGGAGATGTAACATGCTCTTTTTTTTGAAAAAAATAATTTTTTTAGCCACAACCATGGTCTTGGTAAGCAGCTTTATGGGATGTGACCATAAAGAAAAAACCACAACTTCTAAGAAACCGTTTGAAAATCAGACGATTACACTAATTGTTCCTCAACTTCATGCTCGTTTGATTCGCGGTCCCATTCAAGATGAAGCACCTTTGTTTGAATCTGAAACAGGTGCAAAAGTGCGAGTATTGACCCCGAGTTGGGATGAGACCATTCGCAGAATCGATGAGTCAATTGCGCAGGGCAGTAAAGAGTTTGACATTTATGTGGTTATTTCTATGTGGAATGGTACACTTTTGGGTAATAATCTGATTGAGCCTATTCCTGAAGCCATTAAAAAACAGCTTGATTGGAATGATGTTTTGCCCATTTATCGCAATACAGTTCTTTCATGGAATGGCGTGACGTATGGATTTCCTTATGATGGTGACTGCATCAATCTTTATTACCGAAAAGACATTTTTGAAAACCACATGTATCAAGAGAAGTTTAAAGCTTTGCATGGCTATGACTTAGCCCCTCCAAAAACGTGGGATGAGTTTAATGACATAGCGGCTTTTTTTAACGGTTGGGATTGGGATGGAAGTGGTAAAAAAAGGTATGGATTTGCGGGACTTAGAGTCCAAGGCGATATTGCGATGCTTCAGTTCTTTGCCGCCGCCGCCGCTTATGCTAAACATCCCGATGATAAAGCCTATTATTTTGACCCAGATACTATGAAACCACGCATTAATAACCCAGGGTTTTTAAAAGCTTTAGAAGAATATATCGCCTTGACGAAGTTTGGACCTCCTGGTATGGTCAATTTTGCAGGACACGATGTTCGTGACAATTTCGTCTCTGGCGAAGTTGCTATGGCACTTGATTGGGCGGATATGGGTGTGCATGCGGTTGATTCTCCTGTTTCTATTGTCAAAGACAAGGTAGGGTATGCACAAATCCCCGCCAGTACCAAAGTGTACAATTCCCGCACACATCAGTGGGATGAGCGTTTCAATCAGGTGGCTTCCATTAGTGGGAATTGGATGTTTTTGGTCAATAAAAATTCAAAACATAAAGAACTTGCTTTTGCGTTTGCTTCTCACATGACATCGGCCCAAATGACTAAAAAGCTGACCGCAATGAGCGGTGTTGCTGTCAATCCTTCTCGTTACTCGCACTTTAAGAATCCCGAAAATTGGAATCAAAGCGGCTTTTCTACGGAAGATGCAAAAGCTTATTTGGAAACGATTGCGATTTCTCTTCAAAATACCAATGTGGAGCATGATATTACGATTGCAGGGGCTGCTCATTATTATCAAGTTGCGGATAAGTATATTTATCAGGCGTTAATCGGCAACATGTCGCCCAAAGAAGCGCTAGATACCATTGCCAAAGAGTGGGATGTAATCACGGATCGAATAGGTAGGGAGAAACAAATTATGTCGTATAAAGCGGCATTAAACCTATGATGCAACCATTAAGCATTCAACGATTAGCTTTGTATAGCTTTGCTGTATTGCTGATCGGTACGATTATGAGCGGGGCTATTTTAGTAGGTTTATTATTTAATTATGAGACCATTAAAAACCATCAGCAGATTAGTAAAAATGCCTACGATGCCCTTTTCACACTCAAATACAACACAGAAAACCTTTTGGTTACAAACCAAATTCACAAAGAAGTCATTACGTGGGAAAGCTCTTTTGAGAAATTTACACAACGACTCAATGCTTTGCAAGAGATTGCTCTTTTTCATTCGAATGATATTGACGATTTGTTGCAAAGCATTCATGTTGCAAAGTTAAGTGTCAGTACCCAACTGCAAAGTCCCCTTTTTGATGAAAAAAATATTATGGAAAAATCGCTCTTACGTCGTTTAGGTGAAGGGCTGAATGCCAACGAAACCAGTCCTTATTATATTGCGGTACGCGATTTGATTAGTGCGATTGATTATCTGAAACAGTATGAAGATTTTTTACTGGATGAGCTCTGTGGCCTCGATATACAGATTCAAAATGAGAGTAATGTAAAACTTAAAAACACTAAAAACATGGTCGTTGCCATTCCTCTTTTAGCCTTTATATTCACCCTGACAGTGGGAACCATTCTATGGTACACCATCGGTAAAATCGAGAAAAAGCTTGAAGATCAAAGGGAGAAGCTTGATTATACAGCGTATCATGACTATCTTACAAAGCTTGCCAATCGCGCTCAGTTTATCACTATTTTAGAAAAAACGTTGGAAAAAGCGCAACAGCAAGACTTACGTGTAGGGCTTTTATTTATTGATTTGGATCGTTTTAAGGAGATCAACGACTCTTATGGGCATAGTGTGGGAGATATGGTCTTATGTGAAATTGCCGAGCGACTCAATACCATTGCAGCTCATGATGCGCTTATTGCACGGCTTGGAGGCGATGAGTTTACGCTGATTGTGGAAGATAAAACAAACGAAGAGATAGAGCATTTGGTACAAAGCATTGTTGCTACCATTCAAAAGCCCCTTTTAATTTATGCAACAGAGATGTATTTGACGTGTAGCATTGGCATTAGTCTTTTTCCTAAAGATGCCAAAGATGCTGAGTCACTTTTACGAAATGCTGATACCGCGATGTATATAGCCAAAAATAAAGGTAAAAATACATTTCAATTTTATAATCAGTCCATGACCGAAGCTTCCATTGAGAGGCTTCAGATGGAGAGTCATTTGCGAAGAGCCATTGATAAAGAAGAGTTGGTTTTGTATTATCAGCCACAAGTGGACGTTAATAGCGGTAAAATTACAGGTGCTGAGGCGTTGCTAAGGTGGAACGATAATATTTTAGGCAACGTCAGTCCTGCAAAGTTTATCCCTTTATCTGAAGAGACAGGGCTTATTTTACCACTGGGCAATTGGGTTTTGAAAGAGGCATTTATACAGCAGTCAAAATGGCTACAAAGTGGAGTTGCTCCTGATATTTTAGCGATTAATATTGCGGCAAAACAGATTTACCACACAGATTTAGTTGCGATAATAACAGGTTTACTTGAGACGTATGCGATTGACCCAAATACCATTGAGCTTGAAATTA contains:
- the fdhD gene encoding formate dehydrogenase accessory sulfurtransferase FdhD, translated to MEPVFKTTITKIKGKEKFEREDTLVREIKLELYVNGAKVGAVMATPVDQEALAIGYLMSENIIENFSDVTSLKLLNDGMRVEIEAKVNEANIKKLNAEGVVISGCGKSMTANIDPEAIEAKVIKSDFTISSDRLSTAMSQFYTECPLYEQTGCVHTAKLFTDEKTYFIGEDIAQHNTIDKVVGKAQMAGIDVSNAFLMVSGRLSSEMVAKAVMHQIPILASRTASTCLGLMIAEKFGLTLIGFVRGDTMNVYRHPRRIVVKE
- a CDS encoding winged helix-turn-helix domain-containing protein; amino-acid sequence: MEELIKQYLNDKGKLDCSDAYKIAAKLKCPIREVGDTAKAMDIRIDSCELGQFGKIEEGVFDLEALNRLTPLLDDQNRVTCKDARSQAGGIGLKKIRGTLKEKNIDVTYCSLGCFTEKKRPRLYVKTKTWIENAEGELLFGKGKTEILELIEQEGSISKASEKIGMNYKKAWTHIKILQKNINDTMVQTRQGGGEDAGTTLTPVAREYMDNYRKLQADIEAYANERFKELFLKPRNKKEFGE
- the wtpA gene encoding tungstate ABC transporter substrate-binding protein WtpA, with the protein product MRKMLLLSGLALSMLMAKEPIIVLHAGSLSVPFAEIEKAFEEKYPQYDVQREPSGSIAAARKVTDLGKAADVIGSADYQVIDNMLIPNHAKFNAQFATNEMIIAYTDKSKFAKEINDKNWPDIFLKEGVKVGHANPNVDPCGYRSMLVTMLAEKYYQKEGFFNKLFGYGSHYEVGEENQNKVVVRPKETDLLGLLEAGQYDYLFIYKSVADQHNLKYITLPEAISLKSAKYDNVYSEVSFDIDGKKPGEVERQIGAPMVYGISVFENKNSPANKAGAVAFVNFVLSPEGQAIMKKNGQDALNPPIITGDSSILGKK
- a CDS encoding ABC transporter ATP-binding protein produces the protein MSFLSLQALTCKVGAFHLQDISFDVGEGEYFVILGHSGAGKTVILESIAGLHKVGGKLLYNNEDITCKVPEERSVGFVYQDFALFPNLTVEQNIRFASRYKSIEEAESLFEDLVNFLGLEKLLNRRIDNLSGGEKQRIAIARAIFARPKILLLDEPLSAIDPTFRNAIMKFLKDIHRRYGLTTLHVTHNFREASYLADRIAIVMDGCVQQVGSTNEVLSHPASLKVAEFLGFKNIFPASLLGDDSSRLFSIDPNEILVSKEHDINCDFVYEGKLDECMGIVDHFKLFVSVGENQFFVKIMKREHEGCAIDRGEKIVIGFNRKDVCYL
- a CDS encoding ABC transporter permease: MRHKFTIILVLLGLIMLFFLTAPLFKMLIGNDVGTLLKTIQEADVSASVILTMKVSLFSTMFALFTGLPLAYLIARYEFFGRSFLETLVDIPIMIPHTAAGIALLVAFGSGYIGEFFSGLGIKFIGTEAGIMIAMMFLSATFLINGAKEGFKKVDVKLEKVARTLGASPMHVFFAISVPNAKKDIVNGCLMMWGRGLGEFGAVVILVYHPMTAPVLIYDRFTSFGLSYSAPVAGVMIILSILVFLTVRFINNRLR
- a CDS encoding diguanylate cyclase domain-containing protein, producing the protein MIKNILPEKKIVRYLAVSLAIVIIIVGTVFVALSSLRQEAIQTHRHIANLHANTLEEHFSQILQHVSLTMDRIPLLSNEGPSQEGLAPVFIELLHNAPDLRSLSLLNDEGVIIASSNEANIGKHIPLDNFIPVPFGDVPLLRIGVPWAGRDFENARQSTMQTPIPSQEISFLPLLKKVFFEKKLYYIIANLNTDYLSNHYTSILPLEQGVVSLWRLDGILLFSTDPKCLLGASHYTVSHPMDHEDFFLHAQTHEHPVLNVFRLAKLLPFVVEIQTDEAYALGYWDKERAKVLWITALLIVLSGGLALILIVRYYQENERQKRQLSYEKQFRVAMEATQTGLWTWDLQIDRITWDPQCFLLLGYPPNAFEPSWDKICDLTHPNESSTMLLSIKEQLLARDTFLIERRMKTAQGIWVWIQVRGKAIEFSPSHEPRLLTGVYINIDTQKRAEQLHLSAVAFETQEAILITDVHEKILKVNEAFTRITGYSDTEIIGKTPRILHSGYHDKAFYELMWKALIEQGFWQGDLWNKRKNGEIYAESLTITAIRNDKGKTTHYIANFNDITTHKVAQQQIQELAYYDPLTRLANRRLLDEMLAQTIRHSIDEKHFGALLFIDLDRFKELNDKHGHDAGDMLLIQAASRLKETVRESDLVVRLGGDEFIILLKNLGNQKAIARNLTQSIAKKVLLLLCEPYALAHGNYLLGASIGCTIFGNDAVTKDAAILIKEADLAMYKAKEKGRNQICFYEASAL
- a CDS encoding substrate-binding periplasmic protein encodes the protein MRRFGWIVLFCYTFFSFSNADTLTTILETKKIRVCIWPEYYSISYVNPRTQELIGIDVDLAKEFAKELGVSLAFKESSFATLIQDINSKKCDIAMFAIGHTDERKEKLALTTPHLASDIYAITSKSNKRIQTWDDIDQTGVIVAVAKGTYHVALMQKSLQRAKLLVVDSLHAREQEVEAGRADVFMTDYPFGIRMIEEKEWAKLIKPTKPFHITPYGWAIAQNEPAFQGKVETFIHAIKHDGRLLEAAKRHHLEPIIYEK
- a CDS encoding extracellular solute-binding protein, which translates into the protein MLFFLKKIIFLATTMVLVSSFMGCDHKEKTTTSKKPFENQTITLIVPQLHARLIRGPIQDEAPLFESETGAKVRVLTPSWDETIRRIDESIAQGSKEFDIYVVISMWNGTLLGNNLIEPIPEAIKKQLDWNDVLPIYRNTVLSWNGVTYGFPYDGDCINLYYRKDIFENHMYQEKFKALHGYDLAPPKTWDEFNDIAAFFNGWDWDGSGKKRYGFAGLRVQGDIAMLQFFAAAAAYAKHPDDKAYYFDPDTMKPRINNPGFLKALEEYIALTKFGPPGMVNFAGHDVRDNFVSGEVAMALDWADMGVHAVDSPVSIVKDKVGYAQIPASTKVYNSRTHQWDERFNQVASISGNWMFLVNKNSKHKELAFAFASHMTSAQMTKKLTAMSGVAVNPSRYSHFKNPENWNQSGFSTEDAKAYLETIAISLQNTNVEHDITIAGAAHYYQVADKYIYQALIGNMSPKEALDTIAKEWDVITDRIGREKQIMSYKAALNL
- a CDS encoding putative bifunctional diguanylate cyclase/phosphodiesterase, translated to MMQPLSIQRLALYSFAVLLIGTIMSGAILVGLLFNYETIKNHQQISKNAYDALFTLKYNTENLLVTNQIHKEVITWESSFEKFTQRLNALQEIALFHSNDIDDLLQSIHVAKLSVSTQLQSPLFDEKNIMEKSLLRRLGEGLNANETSPYYIAVRDLISAIDYLKQYEDFLLDELCGLDIQIQNESNVKLKNTKNMVVAIPLLAFIFTLTVGTILWYTIGKIEKKLEDQREKLDYTAYHDYLTKLANRAQFITILEKTLEKAQQQDLRVGLLFIDLDRFKEINDSYGHSVGDMVLCEIAERLNTIAAHDALIARLGGDEFTLIVEDKTNEEIEHLVQSIVATIQKPLLIYATEMYLTCSIGISLFPKDAKDAESLLRNADTAMYIAKNKGKNTFQFYNQSMTEASIERLQMESHLRRAIDKEELVLYYQPQVDVNSGKITGAEALLRWNDNILGNVSPAKFIPLSEETGLILPLGNWVLKEAFIQQSKWLQSGVAPDILAINIAAKQIYHTDLVAIITGLLETYAIDPNTIELEITERIIVENPDYTTRVLNTLRSLGVRISIDDFGTGYSSLSYLKTLPLDKIKIDQSFIRGIPASHEDKQIVKTIISLSQGLDKTVIAEGVETEEQKSFLQEAGCFEMQGYLFAKALPAVEFEQFMREARI